From Verrucomicrobiia bacterium, the proteins below share one genomic window:
- a CDS encoding AraC family transcriptional regulator has protein sequence MKTNPSRPATTATPDFFSPHVSEARRFYLDLKPARQRPLVVVCGGVERTRADYRIQRAGFPFVSLEYVARGRGTVCLKGRTHSLQPGRVFTYGPGVAHDITANAHEPLVKYFVNFTGTAASALLARCQLPPGTIAQVFPPNEPQAIFDELIQSGLKGSWHSAELCARLVECLALKVRAARAPLGVSQTLAFTTFQECREHIQQHFLRLQTLEQISAECRLNNAYLCRLFRRYDNPSPYQYLLRLKVNYAAERLQQPGTMVKQIAEEAGFVDPFHFSRVFRTILGMSPAKFRMLT, from the coding sequence ATGAAAACGAACCCGTCTCGTCCCGCGACGACCGCCACGCCGGATTTTTTCTCGCCGCACGTTTCGGAGGCGCGGCGGTTTTATCTCGATCTCAAACCGGCGCGGCAGCGTCCGCTGGTGGTCGTGTGCGGCGGGGTGGAGCGGACGCGGGCGGATTACCGGATTCAACGGGCGGGTTTTCCGTTTGTGTCGCTGGAATATGTCGCGCGCGGGCGCGGGACGGTTTGCTTGAAGGGGCGAACTCACTCGCTACAACCGGGGCGCGTGTTCACTTACGGGCCGGGCGTGGCGCATGACATCACGGCGAACGCGCACGAACCGCTGGTGAAATATTTTGTGAACTTCACGGGCACGGCGGCGTCGGCGTTGCTGGCGCGTTGCCAATTACCGCCGGGGACGATCGCGCAGGTTTTTCCGCCGAACGAGCCGCAGGCAATTTTTGATGAGTTGATCCAAAGCGGGTTGAAAGGGTCGTGGCATAGCGCGGAACTTTGCGCGCGGCTGGTTGAATGCCTGGCGTTGAAAGTCCGCGCGGCGCGCGCGCCGCTGGGGGTTTCGCAGACGCTGGCGTTCACGACGTTTCAGGAATGTCGCGAGCATATTCAACAACACTTTTTGCGGTTGCAAACGCTGGAGCAGATCAGCGCGGAGTGCCGGTTGAACAATGCCTATTTATGCCGGTTGTTCCGGCGTTATGACAATCCGAGCCCGTATCAATATTTGCTGCGGCTGAAGGTGAATTACGCGGCGGAGCGGCTGCAGCAGCCGGGGACGATGGTGAAACAAATCGCGGAGGAGGCGGGGTTTGTTGACCCGTTTCATTTTTCGCGGGTGTTTCGGACTATTTTGGGGATGTCTCCGGCGAAGTTTCGGATGTTGACGTGA
- a CDS encoding aldo/keto reductase, which translates to MDYRVLGKTGLRVSALSLGASPFGGVFGAVDQRQCGECLHAALDAGLNYLDTSPFYGQFKSETMLGQCLQGVPRDRYFLATKVGRYLGEAKAFDFSAARVRRSIDESLARLKVSHVDIIQCHDIEFAPLAQIISETIPALREMVRAGKARFVGITGLPLKIFREVLAQTEVDTVLSYCHYTLNDTSLTELLPLLEKKNVGIINASPFSMGLLTRQGPPEWHPAPENLRETCRHAIKFCEERGENLSRVAMQFALENKRIHTTLVGSASAAQIRDSLRWLSDPLPPDFMAEVRALFRPIHNLTWPSGLAENN; encoded by the coding sequence ATGGATTATCGCGTGCTCGGCAAAACGGGCTTGAGAGTTTCTGCGCTCAGTCTGGGTGCTTCGCCGTTTGGTGGCGTGTTCGGCGCGGTGGACCAGCGTCAATGCGGCGAGTGTCTTCACGCCGCGCTCGATGCCGGCCTCAACTACCTTGACACCTCGCCTTTCTACGGCCAGTTCAAGTCCGAAACCATGCTCGGCCAATGCCTTCAAGGCGTCCCGCGCGACCGCTATTTTTTAGCCACGAAAGTTGGCCGTTATCTCGGTGAAGCCAAGGCGTTCGATTTCTCCGCCGCGCGCGTGCGCCGCAGCATTGACGAAAGTTTGGCGCGCCTTAAAGTCAGCCATGTGGACATTATCCAATGTCACGACATCGAGTTCGCCCCGCTCGCGCAAATCATTTCCGAGACCATCCCCGCCTTGCGCGAAATGGTCCGCGCGGGCAAGGCGCGCTTCGTGGGCATCACCGGTTTGCCGTTGAAAATTTTTCGCGAAGTCCTCGCGCAAACCGAGGTGGACACCGTCCTCTCCTACTGCCATTACACGCTCAACGACACCTCCCTCACCGAACTGCTGCCGCTGCTCGAGAAAAAAAACGTGGGCATCATCAACGCCTCGCCTTTCTCAATGGGCTTGCTCACTAGGCAAGGCCCGCCCGAATGGCATCCCGCGCCGGAAAATCTGCGCGAGACCTGTCGGCACGCCATCAAATTCTGTGAGGAACGCGGCGAGAACCTTTCGCGTGTGGCCATGCAATTCGCCCTGGAAAATAAACGCATCCACACCACGCTCGTCGGCTCTGCCAGCGCGGCGCAAATCCGGGACAGCTTGCGCTGGCTGAGCGACCCGTTGCCACCCGATTTCATGGCGGAAGTCCGCGCCCTCTTTCGTCCCATCCACAACCTGACGTGGCCCAGCGGCCTCGCGGAAAATAACTGA
- a CDS encoding RbsD/FucU family protein: MIKTGILNPQLLSLLARVRHTNTLVIADRGFPSWPGLETIDLSVVDDLPTVLQVLAAVRQHFQPVEAYMAREFLKANSAATRAQFEKGLAGVPITREPHVAFKKRVPSAIGLIRTGDTTQYANMILVSG; the protein is encoded by the coding sequence ATGATAAAAACCGGCATTCTAAATCCCCAACTCCTCTCGCTCCTCGCGCGCGTGCGCCACACGAACACCCTCGTCATCGCCGACCGCGGCTTTCCCTCGTGGCCCGGCCTGGAGACGATTGACCTCTCCGTCGTGGACGACCTGCCAACCGTCTTGCAAGTGCTCGCAGCCGTGCGGCAACATTTTCAACCGGTCGAAGCCTACATGGCCCGCGAATTCCTAAAAGCCAACTCCGCCGCCACCCGCGCGCAATTCGAAAAAGGTTTGGCTGGCGTTCCCATCACCCGCGAGCCGCACGTGGCTTTCAAAAAACGCGTACCCTCCGCCATCGGTCTCATCCGCACCGGCGACACCACACAGTACGCGAATATGATCTTGGTTTCCGGTTAG
- a CDS encoding zinc-binding alcohol dehydrogenase family protein: MKTLILEKPGILRAIDTAPPDEPDSNSALVRVHRVGVCGTDIHAFHGRQPFFTYPRILGHELGVEIVKVGPNERGLKAGDRCAVEPYINCGKCIACRRGKTNCCENLSVLGIHRDGGMREFIVVPTHKLHPSSSLTMDQLALVETLGIGAHAVERAHLHRGETALVIGAGPIGLAVIQFAQVAKVRLIVVDISEERLKFCREKMGVRHTINTTYDLPTVVREMNHGELPTVVFDATGNAKSMNAAFELPAHGGRLVFVGLFQGDVTFNDPNFHKRELSLLATRNALAFDFEKIIALVETGQVDTRSWITHYAKLSEVPAQFESWTRPETGVLKAMIEVV; this comes from the coding sequence ATGAAAACCTTGATTCTCGAAAAACCCGGCATCCTGCGCGCGATTGACACTGCACCTCCCGATGAACCGGATAGCAACAGCGCGCTCGTCCGCGTCCATCGCGTCGGCGTCTGCGGCACGGACATCCATGCATTTCATGGCCGCCAGCCGTTCTTCACCTACCCACGCATTCTCGGCCACGAACTCGGCGTTGAAATCGTGAAAGTCGGCCCGAACGAACGCGGCCTCAAGGCCGGCGACCGTTGCGCCGTCGAGCCATATATTAATTGCGGCAAATGTATCGCCTGCCGTCGCGGCAAGACGAACTGCTGCGAAAACTTGAGCGTCCTCGGCATCCATCGCGATGGCGGCATGCGCGAATTCATCGTCGTGCCCACTCACAAACTGCATCCGTCGAGCAGCCTCACGATGGACCAGCTTGCGCTCGTCGAAACCCTCGGCATCGGCGCGCACGCCGTCGAGCGCGCGCATTTGCATCGCGGCGAAACCGCGCTGGTCATCGGCGCCGGCCCGATCGGTTTGGCCGTGATCCAATTTGCGCAAGTCGCCAAGGTCCGGCTGATCGTGGTGGACATCAGCGAAGAGCGCTTGAAATTTTGCCGCGAGAAAATGGGCGTCCGCCACACCATCAATACCACTTACGACCTGCCCACTGTCGTCCGCGAAATGAACCACGGCGAATTGCCCACCGTCGTGTTCGACGCCACCGGCAATGCCAAGTCCATGAACGCCGCGTTTGAATTGCCCGCGCACGGCGGCCGGTTGGTGTTCGTCGGCCTGTTCCAGGGCGACGTCACGTTCAACGACCCCAATTTTCACAAGCGCGAATTGTCCTTGCTCGCCACCCGCAATGCGCTCGCGTTCGATTTTGAAAAAATTATCGCGCTCGTTGAAACCGGGCAGGTGGACACCCGCAGTTGGATCACGCACTACGCCAAATTATCCGAAGTCCCCGCGCAATTCGAATCCTGGACGCGTCCCGAAACCGGCGTGCTCAAGGCCATGATCGAAGTCGTCTGA
- a CDS encoding substrate-binding domain-containing protein, with the protein MKKIFATLSLAVAGLLLQTGCGQKSDNASTPSTSAAPAAGQHSIAVIPKGTTHIYWQSVKAGAEAAGKEFGYQIFWNGPERETDRERQIQIIEDFIVQKVDGVVLAPLDKDALVPSVEKLANLKIPCAIIDSGINTDKYVTFAATDNYHGGVLAAQRMGEILGGKGNVIVLKYVPGSASTTERENGFIETIQKQFPNIKIVDSKYGQDTVETALQAAEDMLTRNRDVQGFYACNAPTAVAALQALQSQNRPEIKMVGFDAEKALIDGLKAGKIDALVVQNPYKMGYEGVKAVVAAIKGQPVEKKIDTGVAVVTKDSLDKPDIKALLNIQ; encoded by the coding sequence ATGAAAAAAATATTCGCCACGCTGAGCCTCGCTGTTGCCGGGTTGCTGTTGCAAACCGGTTGCGGCCAGAAATCTGATAACGCCTCCACGCCGTCAACCTCCGCCGCCCCCGCCGCCGGCCAGCATTCCATCGCCGTCATTCCCAAGGGCACGACGCATATTTATTGGCAGTCCGTAAAAGCGGGCGCGGAAGCCGCCGGCAAGGAATTCGGTTATCAGATTTTTTGGAACGGCCCCGAGCGCGAAACCGACCGCGAACGCCAGATCCAGATCATCGAGGATTTCATCGTGCAAAAAGTGGACGGCGTGGTGCTCGCACCGCTGGACAAGGACGCGCTCGTGCCGTCGGTCGAAAAATTGGCGAATCTGAAAATCCCCTGCGCCATCATTGATTCGGGCATCAACACGGACAAATACGTGACCTTCGCCGCGACCGATAATTATCACGGCGGCGTACTCGCAGCCCAGCGCATGGGTGAAATTCTCGGCGGCAAAGGCAACGTGATCGTGCTCAAATACGTGCCCGGCTCCGCCTCAACCACCGAGCGCGAAAATGGTTTTATCGAGACCATCCAGAAACAATTTCCCAACATCAAAATCGTGGATAGCAAATACGGACAGGACACCGTCGAGACCGCGCTCCAAGCGGCCGAAGACATGCTGACGCGCAACCGCGACGTGCAGGGTTTTTACGCGTGCAATGCGCCGACCGCGGTCGCGGCGTTGCAGGCGCTTCAAAGCCAGAACCGGCCCGAGATCAAGATGGTCGGCTTCGACGCCGAGAAAGCTTTAATTGATGGCTTGAAAGCCGGCAAGATTGATGCGCTCGTCGTGCAGAACCCTTACAAGATGGGTTACGAAGGCGTGAAAGCCGTCGTCGCCGCCATCAAGGGCCAGCCGGTGGAAAAGAAAATAGACACCGGCGTCGCGGTCGTGACGAAAGATTCGCTCGACAAACCGGACATCAAGGCGCTGCTGAACATCCAATAA
- a CDS encoding sugar ABC transporter ATP-binding protein, which produces MTNASTNAALLEMRGISKRFGPVQALSEVSFTVRRGTVHALCGENGAGKSTLMKILAGVHRPDDGAIELNGAPQVFSEPGDALRAGISMIYQELDLAEDLTVAENIFLGAEPRGKLPFTIDRAKIVAQTAALAAQHGFTVNPTAIVSTLSTGDCQIVELLKALRRQSSIIVMDEPTSSLSEAEATRLFQVVRQLRTSGLAIVYISHRLDEVAALADDISVLRDGKVVHSSRASELTIPQIVQLMVGRELNEFFPPRDHQIGEVRVQVKNLSSDEGVQDVSFEIRGGEIVGMAGLVGSGRTEVARALFGVQKKNSGEVLLDAAPAQIESPADAIDQGVAFLTEDRKRSGLCLELPCFWNVTLPNLSVLDMKHVLQPAREAAESAKFGTQMNVKWSSPLAPANSLSGGNQQKLLIARWLMAGSRFMIFDEPTRGIDVGAKREIYALLNNLAKSGKAILFISSELPELFGVADRILVMRRGKLVGNLETKKTDPAQVMHLAAVE; this is translated from the coding sequence GTGACCAACGCCTCCACCAACGCCGCGCTGCTGGAAATGCGCGGCATCTCGAAACGCTTTGGCCCCGTGCAGGCGTTGTCGGAGGTTTCCTTCACCGTGCGGCGCGGCACGGTTCACGCGCTGTGCGGCGAGAACGGCGCGGGCAAATCCACGCTGATGAAAATCCTCGCGGGCGTTCATCGGCCCGATGACGGCGCCATCGAACTCAACGGTGCGCCGCAGGTTTTTTCCGAACCAGGCGATGCCTTGCGCGCGGGCATTTCGATGATTTATCAAGAACTCGATCTCGCCGAGGACTTGACCGTTGCCGAAAATATTTTTCTCGGCGCGGAACCCCGGGGAAAACTGCCGTTCACGATTGACCGCGCAAAAATCGTCGCGCAAACCGCCGCGCTCGCCGCCCAGCACGGCTTCACCGTCAATCCCACCGCCATCGTCTCCACGCTCTCGACCGGCGATTGCCAGATCGTCGAATTGCTCAAGGCGCTGCGCCGCCAATCGTCCATCATCGTCATGGATGAACCCACGTCCTCGCTTTCCGAAGCCGAAGCCACGCGCCTCTTTCAAGTCGTCCGCCAACTGCGCACGAGCGGCCTCGCGATCGTTTATATTTCGCATCGCCTCGATGAAGTCGCCGCGCTCGCGGATGACATCAGCGTCCTGCGCGATGGCAAGGTGGTGCATTCCTCGCGCGCTTCCGAGCTGACCATTCCTCAAATCGTCCAGCTCATGGTCGGGCGCGAATTGAACGAATTTTTTCCGCCACGCGATCACCAGATCGGCGAGGTCCGCGTGCAGGTCAAAAACCTTTCGTCGGACGAAGGCGTGCAGGACGTGTCGTTCGAAATTCGCGGCGGCGAAATCGTCGGCATGGCCGGACTCGTGGGTTCGGGCCGCACCGAAGTCGCGCGCGCATTGTTCGGCGTGCAGAAAAAAAATTCCGGCGAAGTCCTGCTCGACGCCGCGCCCGCACAAATCGAATCTCCCGCCGATGCCATTGACCAGGGCGTCGCGTTTCTTACCGAAGACCGCAAGCGCTCCGGCCTTTGCCTCGAACTGCCGTGCTTTTGGAACGTCACGCTGCCGAACTTGAGCGTGCTCGACATGAAACACGTCCTGCAACCCGCCCGCGAAGCCGCGGAGTCCGCGAAGTTCGGCACGCAGATGAATGTCAAATGGTCCTCGCCGCTCGCGCCCGCGAATTCGCTCTCCGGCGGCAACCAGCAAAAACTTTTGATCGCGCGCTGGCTGATGGCGGGTTCGCGCTTCATGATTTTTGACGAACCGACGCGCGGCATTGATGTCGGCGCGAAACGCGAGATTTACGCGCTGCTGAACAACCTCGCGAAAAGTGGCAAGGCGATTTTATTTATCTCCTCGGAACTGCCTGAGTTGTTCGGCGTCGCCGACCGGATTCTCGTGATGCGCCGCGGCAAACTCGTCGGCAATTTGGAGACCAAAAAAACTGATCCGGCCCAGGTCATGCACCTCGCCGCCGTGGAATGA
- a CDS encoding ABC transporter permease has protein sequence MSKLIRQLLPFASLLLILVVLAVLRPHEFLAMDNFLNVFRRSSVNAIMAVGMTTIIISGGIDLSVGSMLALSGMFGAWLMTKIGGDNLTVSSMLIGTLGGIAMGTVCGLLNGLLITQMNLQPFIVTLGTMSAFRGISYVMNDGQPYNVPAYTYLGNGQLAAMPVSILIAAVIVVLAILLLRYTPLGRYTYAIGSNREAAFHAGVNVKRNLTWIYTLGGLLVGIASTIATSRTVSAQPTAGIALELDIIAAVVIGGASLNGGRGTIVGTIIGTLLISFLRNGCTLLGYSTNVQLIIIGIIIIVAVAVDQLARGQAK, from the coding sequence ATGAGCAAACTGATCCGCCAACTGCTGCCCTTCGCGAGCCTGCTGCTCATCCTGGTCGTGCTCGCCGTCCTGCGGCCGCACGAATTTCTCGCGATGGATAATTTCCTCAACGTGTTCCGCCGCTCCAGCGTCAACGCCATCATGGCCGTCGGCATGACCACCATCATCATTTCCGGCGGCATTGATTTGTCAGTCGGCTCCATGCTCGCGCTCTCGGGAATGTTCGGCGCGTGGCTGATGACCAAAATAGGCGGCGACAACCTGACCGTATCATCCATGCTGATCGGCACGCTCGGCGGCATTGCGATGGGAACCGTTTGCGGATTGCTCAACGGCCTGCTCATCACCCAAATGAATTTGCAGCCGTTCATCGTCACGCTCGGCACGATGAGCGCGTTCCGTGGCATCTCCTACGTGATGAACGACGGCCAGCCCTACAACGTCCCCGCCTACACCTACCTCGGCAACGGCCAACTTGCGGCGATGCCAGTCTCAATCCTCATCGCGGCGGTGATTGTCGTGCTGGCGATTCTTCTGCTGCGCTACACGCCGCTTGGACGTTACACTTATGCCATCGGATCAAACCGCGAAGCCGCTTTTCACGCTGGCGTGAATGTGAAACGCAATCTCACCTGGATTTATACACTCGGCGGTTTGCTCGTCGGCATCGCCTCGACAATCGCCACCAGCCGCACCGTGTCCGCGCAACCCACAGCAGGCATCGCATTGGAGTTGGACATCATCGCCGCGGTCGTGATCGGCGGCGCAAGTTTGAATGGCGGACGCGGCACGATTGTTGGCACGATCATCGGCACATTATTGATCAGCTTCCTGCGAAACGGTTGCACCCTGCTCGGCTACTCGACGAATGTGCAACTCATCATCATCGGCATCATCATCATCGTGGCCGTGGCCGTGGACCAACTCGCGCGCGGCCAGGCGAAATAA
- the dusB gene encoding tRNA dihydrouridine synthase DusB, which translates to MLFGSLNLKSNLFLSPLAGYTNLPFRLTLREIGGLDLATTDLVNARSLLEKNHKALKLIETRPADSPLAVQLFGSVPEEMRDATVVLESLGIASVDINMGCPVRKVCRVGGGSAMMTELDKTAALVRGMVDAVKIPITAKMRLGWDDENLTAPDLARALEDAGVSAIFVHGRTREQGFSGQVKLHGIRAVVQAVKRIPVIGNGDVTTPQAAKMMFDQTGCAGVSIGRGAFYNPWIFQHTRQFLDTGELPPEPPFDERVRVLCRHLDLMVEIFGEQLGCRMFRKIAPWYSKRFGPANDFNKKVVTLSTRAEFHALLEGYRKWRSQFLDETGQLKPAYRPAPMTTSFALEPNTEPAVANRQEIPVPKGPIEVW; encoded by the coding sequence ATGCTCTTCGGCTCGCTTAATTTAAAATCGAATCTGTTTCTTTCGCCGCTGGCGGGTTACACGAACCTGCCGTTTCGTCTCACGCTACGCGAAATCGGCGGGCTGGATTTGGCGACGACGGATTTGGTCAACGCGCGTTCGCTGCTCGAAAAAAATCACAAGGCGCTCAAGCTGATTGAGACTCGTCCCGCCGATTCGCCTTTGGCGGTGCAACTTTTTGGCTCCGTGCCGGAAGAAATGCGCGATGCGACGGTCGTTTTGGAATCGCTGGGCATCGCTTCGGTGGACATCAACATGGGTTGCCCGGTGCGGAAAGTTTGTCGGGTCGGAGGCGGTTCGGCGATGATGACCGAACTCGACAAAACCGCCGCGCTGGTTCGCGGCATGGTGGATGCCGTCAAGATTCCCATCACGGCCAAGATGCGCCTTGGCTGGGATGATGAAAATCTTACCGCGCCTGACCTTGCGCGCGCGCTGGAAGATGCGGGCGTCTCCGCAATTTTTGTTCATGGCCGGACACGCGAGCAGGGTTTTTCCGGCCAGGTAAAACTTCACGGCATCCGCGCGGTGGTGCAGGCGGTGAAGCGCATTCCGGTCATCGGCAATGGCGATGTGACCACGCCGCAAGCCGCGAAGATGATGTTCGACCAGACCGGTTGCGCGGGCGTGAGCATCGGGCGCGGGGCGTTTTATAATCCGTGGATTTTCCAGCACACGCGGCAATTTCTGGACACCGGCGAATTGCCGCCTGAACCGCCATTCGATGAGCGCGTGCGCGTGCTGTGCCGCCATTTGGATTTGATGGTCGAAATTTTTGGCGAGCAACTGGGTTGCCGCATGTTCAGGAAAATCGCGCCGTGGTACTCCAAACGCTTTGGCCCCGCCAATGATTTCAATAAAAAAGTAGTGACACTTTCCACGCGCGCGGAATTTCACGCGCTGCTGGAGGGTTATCGCAAATGGCGCAGCCAATTCCTCGATGAAACCGGACAGCTTAAACCCGCGTATCGCCCCGCGCCGATGACGACTTCGTTTGCGCTTGAACCCAACACCGAACCCGCTGTGGCCAATCGCCAGGAAATTCCTGTGCCCAAAGGGCCGATAGAGGTTTGGTAA
- a CDS encoding N-6 DNA methylase, which produces MALTKTEKNYLPQVIPAFGPLREELREKGQFWTPQWLANAMAKWVTANHPEVLFDPAVGPGTFFSAARSVGFKGDFAGFELDGTALEGAYKRGLNFSEMKGIQIGDFIQDKIRNEYPAIISNPPYIRHHRLNLQQKLELRQLATNFLGFPLDGRMGLHIYFLLKSLRQLASNGRLAFLLPADVCEGVSSTALWKKISEHFRIDAVINFDNAAAPFPSLDTNVILFLISNRSPAPLVVWSHLLAPKTEAVLDGVYARNSQLSVTHKRDIFELLATGLSRPPRINITNSVPLSAFARVMRGIATGANNFFFLTSDQVQQFDINKNYFKRAIGRTRDCRKDKLELADLRKLDNAGRPTWLLNIGKQRAEDLPASLRKYIEMGERWGLHQKPLIKTRRPWYRMEQRIVPGILFAYLGRRDCRFIENTAEALPLTGFLCIYPWDPGVEHRQKLCRALNHPLTIANLVFVGKSYGKGAIKVEPRRLDALEIPCEVLEEIGLKPIKSHIQPILLEKTRR; this is translated from the coding sequence GTGGCTCTTACGAAAACAGAAAAAAATTACCTTCCGCAGGTGATTCCCGCATTCGGTCCATTGCGAGAGGAGTTGCGAGAAAAAGGCCAGTTTTGGACGCCGCAATGGCTGGCAAATGCAATGGCCAAATGGGTCACCGCAAACCACCCGGAAGTTTTGTTTGACCCCGCCGTTGGGCCGGGAACATTTTTCTCGGCGGCAAGGAGTGTTGGTTTTAAAGGTGATTTTGCAGGCTTTGAGCTGGACGGGACCGCCTTGGAAGGCGCATATAAAAGAGGTTTGAATTTTTCAGAAATGAAGGGGATTCAAATCGGGGATTTTATTCAGGATAAAATCAGGAATGAATATCCGGCAATAATTTCAAACCCACCTTACATTCGCCACCATCGTCTGAATCTTCAGCAAAAACTGGAACTACGACAGCTCGCCACAAATTTTCTTGGTTTTCCATTGGATGGAAGAATGGGGCTGCACATTTATTTTCTTTTAAAAAGCTTGCGCCAACTGGCATCCAATGGGCGGCTCGCATTTCTTTTGCCAGCAGATGTTTGTGAAGGGGTAAGTTCTACGGCCTTGTGGAAGAAAATTAGTGAGCATTTTCGCATTGATGCCGTAATAAATTTCGATAACGCAGCCGCACCGTTTCCCTCCTTGGATACAAACGTCATCTTGTTTTTAATTTCCAATCGTTCACCAGCGCCGCTAGTTGTCTGGTCGCATCTTTTAGCTCCGAAAACGGAGGCTGTCCTGGACGGTGTATATGCCCGAAATTCTCAACTTTCGGTCACTCACAAGCGCGACATATTTGAACTCCTTGCAACCGGTCTGTCGCGTCCGCCTCGGATTAACATTACAAATAGCGTTCCGCTCTCGGCATTTGCGCGCGTTATGCGAGGGATTGCCACTGGGGCAAACAATTTTTTTTTCCTGACTTCGGATCAAGTTCAACAATTCGATATCAATAAAAATTACTTTAAGCGAGCCATCGGCAGAACACGGGACTGTCGAAAAGATAAGCTCGAACTGGCAGACCTTCGCAAGTTGGATAACGCCGGGCGTCCAACATGGTTGTTAAATATTGGCAAACAACGTGCAGAAGATTTGCCAGCTTCACTTCGCAAATACATCGAAATGGGTGAGCGATGGGGTCTGCATCAAAAACCGTTGATCAAAACAAGACGGCCTTGGTATCGCATGGAACAGCGGATAGTTCCGGGTATTCTATTCGCCTATTTGGGAAGGCGTGATTGTCGCTTTATCGAAAATACGGCGGAGGCGCTGCCTCTAACCGGCTTCCTTTGTATTTATCCTTGGGATCCCGGCGTGGAACATCGCCAAAAACTTTGCCGCGCCCTGAACCATCCACTTACAATAGCAAATCTTGTGTTTGTGGGGAAGTCATATGGAAAGGGCGCCATCAAAGTCGAACCACGGCGGTTGGATGCTTTGGAGATTCCTTGTGAGGTTTTAGAAGAAATCGGCTTAAAACCAATTAAATCACATATCCAACCGATTCTTTTGGAAAAAACTCGCCGATGA
- a CDS encoding Kdo hydroxylase family protein, which produces MNTNAPGSATATPESADAHWVRISDYDAKNGWGDAAATAARSRWCCEQLEAGQILFFDGIPYDFPQTDRDFLLEQRQSDSRIHKNISYRPRQDMLRGSVADSKEDIQRLHNIMRHFSEEVTGLLKRVLQPYAAHWALDYASYRPEEEQNRDLSLHKRNDLLHVDAFPSRPTRGGRILRCFTNINPTRSRNWLTTDRFNTLAEKFARNAGLEEIARSGDTSSFLNTLKRALGMKIVDRSAYDKFMLRFHDYLKENSDFQQNTTKIHIAFPPMATWMCYTDSVPHAVLSGQYALEQTFIIPLKALVTPEKSPIRVLEKLAGRPLARESAVG; this is translated from the coding sequence ATGAACACAAACGCCCCCGGTTCCGCGACCGCCACGCCTGAATCCGCCGATGCTCATTGGGTTCGCATCTCGGATTACGACGCTAAAAATGGCTGGGGCGATGCCGCCGCTACGGCTGCCCGTTCACGCTGGTGTTGCGAACAGCTCGAGGCCGGACAGATTCTTTTCTTCGACGGCATTCCATACGATTTTCCGCAGACCGATCGCGATTTTCTTTTGGAACAACGCCAGAGTGATTCGCGCATCCACAAAAATATTTCCTATCGCCCGCGCCAGGACATGCTGCGCGGCAGCGTGGCGGACAGCAAGGAAGACATCCAGCGCCTGCATAATATCATGCGCCATTTTTCGGAGGAAGTGACGGGCTTGCTCAAGCGCGTGCTTCAGCCGTATGCCGCGCATTGGGCGCTTGATTACGCGAGCTATCGTCCCGAGGAAGAACAGAACCGCGATCTCTCGCTGCACAAGCGCAACGATCTGCTGCACGTGGATGCTTTTCCTTCGCGACCGACGCGCGGCGGCAGAATTTTGCGCTGTTTCACGAACATCAATCCCACGCGCTCGCGCAACTGGCTCACGACCGACCGATTTAACACGCTCGCGGAAAAATTTGCGCGCAATGCCGGGCTCGAAGAAATCGCCCGCAGCGGCGACACCAGTTCTTTTCTCAACACGCTCAAGCGTGCGCTGGGGATGAAAATCGTGGATCGTTCGGCCTACGATAAATTCATGCTGCGCTTCCATGATTATTTGAAAGAGAACAGCGACTTCCAGCAGAACACGACCAAGATCCATATCGCTTTTCCGCCGATGGCCACGTGGATGTGCTATACGGATTCGGTGCCGCATGCGGTGTTGTCGGGCCAATACGCGCTCGAACAGACTTTCATTATTCCGCTGAAGGCGCTGGTGACGCCGGAGAAATCGCCGATTCGGGTGTTGGAAAAACTCGCGGGGCGGCCGTTGGCGCGAGAGTCCGCTGTTGGATAA